Genomic segment of Hylaeus volcanicus isolate JK05 chromosome 6, UHH_iyHylVolc1.0_haploid, whole genome shotgun sequence:
tttttcttaaaaatagacacgaactttccggacaacctaatacgttaaagcttaatgaattcgtcttgaaaagtactgtcgcatggtataaatagaaatatactatagttccatttgaaaaacgaaacttgaccatcatatctcgttaaataacaaagttaacaagaATTCCTTTTcactgaaacatgagccccactttaacatgcaatttccatatttgaaattttgcattcgcccgatagttttggagttagagggctgtatcactaaggctgggacaccctgtatgtccATGTGGGAGTCCATGGAAGAGAACGAGCGCGCGCATGTATGAATGATGTGCATGCTTGCAGTTGTGTTACATATGATCTTTATGCAAGCGTCATACGTGTGTGTTCGCGCTTTTGTGTTGAGCGAAATGCGCGTGCCTCGCGTGAATTAAAATATGCgtttatgtatgtaaaatgGAACGCGTGTGCGCACGTTTATGAATGTTTTTGCACGACATGTGCCAACTCTATGACATACCTCCAGATCATACaagtatttcgtttttttttttatcattgtcATTTCAGAAGCGCAACAGGGGAACGAAAGGGAGGAACTTTTTATACAGAAGCTGCGGCAATGCTGTGTACTTTTCGATTTTGAGTCTGATCCACTGTCGGACTTAAAATGGAAGGAAGTGAAGCGCACCGCACTACACGAGATGGTTGAGTACGTTACCAAGAACAAAAACGTTATAACCGAAGCGATATACCCTGAAGCTGTGAATATGGTAAGCATGAGAAAGTTACCATTCTCGAGTCCTGATCCTTCTAatcctttttattaaattctaatttccaCGTGAAACTTGCACAGTTTGCAGTGAATCTATTTCGTACGCTTCCACCGTCATCGAATCCAAACGGCGCCGAGTTCGACCCGGAAGAGGACGAGCCAACCTTGGAAGCTGCCTGGCctcacttgcaattggtttacGAATTCTTTCTTCGGCTGTTGGAGTCCCCGGATCTTCAACCGATAGTCGCGAGACATTACTTAGACCAGAAGTTCGTGTTGCAGCTTCTGGAACTGTTCGATTCCGAGGATCCACGCGAAAGGGATTTCCTCAAGACAACGCTTCATAGGATTTATGGAAAGTTTTTAGGGCTTAGAGCGTACATCaggaaacaaataaacaacattttttatcgatttatatACGAGACAGAGCACCATAACGGCATCGCTGAACTCCTGGAGATTTTGGGAAGGTAGCTTTCGTTCGTTCATCGTAAATAACAGAGAAAACCGCTGTCCGGTTACACGTTCATTGATTTCACTGTATGATTTCCAGTATAATCAACGGATTCGCTTTACCACTGAAGGAGgaacacaaaatatttctattaaaggTGCTTTCACCTTTGCATAAAGCCAAATCGTTGTCCGTCTATCATCCGCAGTTAGCGTACTGCGTCGTGCAATTTCTAGAGAAAGATCCGTCGCTGACTGAACCGGTTCTTAGaagtttattgaaattctGGCCAAAAACACATTCCCCGAAAGAAGTGATGTTCTTAAACGAGCTCGAAGAAATTCTGGACGTGATCGAGCCCGCCGAGTTTCAGAAAGTTATGGACCCTCTGTTTAGGCAATTAGCGAAATGCGTTTCATCGCCACATTTTCAGGTATCGTTAGCGTatttttttacgtatttttttaaaacattcgttgttatttaaaataactaacACTTAACCTTACTAAACCTTCCGTTTCAGGTGGCTGAACGAGCTCTCTATTACTGGAACAACGAATACATAATGTCCCTGGTATCGGATAACTATTTGGTGATTCTGCCCATCGTGTATCCAGCGTTTTACGAGAATTCGCGaaatcattggaacaagactATTCACGGATTGATTTACAATGCGCTGAAGCTCTTCATGGAGATGAATCAAAAAGTATTCGACGAGTACACAAAACAGTATTTACAGGTACGTGATCGTTGTATGGAAGGTGTATGAAAGAGACGCGAAAGGACGATACTCACCGTGTTGTTTCTAGAATTGTCAAAGAGAGAGGAAGCTCATGAAAGAGAGAGACGAAGCATGGATGCGAGTAGAAGCTTTAGCGATGAGACATCCGTGTTATGCCATGACCGTTCAGGGTTTAACGAATACTAATGCGACTAGCACGATATCGCAACAACAATTAAACAGCCCTTCACCTGACGAAGATGGTGATGTGGATCCAATGCCGCTCACTTTGGAGAAGATAGAGGCAAAGGCAAACGAGGTACGACATCACAGTTCTGTAGTTGGAATGAAATCAGTTGGCCACTCAAGGCTACTTCTCTCGCGGTAAATCATGTTAGGCATGACACACATTCTCGCGCCATGCCGGCGACATTATTATTGCACGGGATAGAGGGGTTTAAATGTACCGAGTTCTCTAGAAAGCATGCGAAGGAAATAGGCTCTGTAGAGGTCTCGAGCGACCACctgattttttttaagctagtaattattattactattatcgATAAAGTGTATTTTCACCGTTACAGGCAAAGAAGATGACCATCTCCAATAAAACCAAGCCACTTTTGCGAAGGAAAAGTGACTTACCTCAAGACACGCACACAATGCGGGCATTGTCCGACCATAAACGCGCGGATGAGTACCTCGTCACGCCACCGGACCCCAATAATTGCTAGTCTCTACCGCAATCTCTTCCCATGTATCCTCTCTTCTGCTGCAGTGATATCGGGAGTTAGGTTTTTTCGAGGAAAAACAAACACATCGACGATCTCGATcgaattcgatcgatcgtccaACAGAGAGTTTTATCATATAGAGGCCACAATGTCGTAATCCCCCTTATATCAAAACTGTCGAGATGTATGTAATATTGTCTCTTTTCTTTACggtaacgaaaaaaaaagaaatgaaagaaaagctTTCTCTCGTCGCACCCAGCACTTccggaaaaaaaataactgatAACTCCCTATATACTCATCGAGTTGATTTACATAAGGTATCCGCGAGAATTATGCAAATATTACGTACTCGCTGTTAAAAACCATGAAACGTGAAAAAAACCTAGCGAATAAGGGTCCTAAGTATGTATGCATATACAgagtattttataaactataGATTTCTTGGGTATATGAGGTGGTCTGTCGCTGAAAGTGAGACTATTTCCAAAAACACGCCTTCgttttctaaattcaatttttgaatttccgACGGTGCACTTCGCTGTGTTAGTTCGTAAAAGATAAAAGCGATTCTGCATATATGATCGATGGGTACAGTCTGAACTTTGATTCTATGCGAATCCGTTTGTAAGTAATAGTTTTAGGTTATGTGCTTTTAGCGATGGATTGTCCTCagattatagaaatttatactttatgGAACGCCCTATATActctaaataaacaaattttatacgaatGCGAAAGAGGTCAGAAAAGAATGGACGCTTGCTTGatgttgtaataataataataataataataatattaataataataaaacaaaagaattttagtATGCAAGTTCGAGGCGCTACTCTTCTGAGCGAGTTTCCACTGATgtgcaacaaaaatataaaacgacAGACATTAAGTAACAAGTGATATATAGTTGCTTCAAACGCTACCAGCTCATAATTTAGCGGCAAAAAGagcagagaaaaaaaaaatacagaaaaatggaaaaaagacAGAAATGAAACGTCGTTTTTAGCGTTAGATGAACGTGATAGCACTATTTTAGAATATCGATTGTTATGAATCTGAATATTCCTGAACGTACTACTTTTATATCTGTCGTGCCTAGATGCCTGTGGAACGCATTCGCAAGAATCGCCTCTGCCAGAGGCCTATAATTAAGAatcgttaacaaaaaaaaaaaataaaataaacagaaagcaACGAGTTATACGTGACGTTTTACCAAACGGTATAATTGACATCACGAATTTTTTCTGGGAACGCTTGCATGAACGTTGCGTCG
This window contains:
- the LOC128879036 gene encoding serine/threonine-protein phosphatase 2A 56 kDa regulatory subunit gamma isoform-like isoform X3, which codes for MVHVDGYPFVSGCLPKSPSFHQGLALAFRLSRESNKPYLTNFTSHYQPLRPLLIEAQQGNEREELFIQKLRQCCVLFDFESDPLSDLKWKEVKRTALHEMVEYVTKNKNVITEAIYPEAVNMFAVNLFRTLPPSSNPNGAEFDPEEDEPTLEAAWPHLQLVYEFFLRLLESPDLQPIVARHYLDQKFVLQLLELFDSEDPRERDFLKTTLHRIYGKFLGLRAYIRKQINNIFYRFIYETEHHNGIAELLEILGSIINGFALPLKEEHKIFLLKVLSPLHKAKSLSVYHPQLAYCVVQFLEKDPSLTEPVLRSLLKFWPKTHSPKEVMFLNELEEILDVIEPAEFQKVMDPLFRQLAKCVSSPHFQVAERALYYWNNEYIMSLVSDNYLVILPIVYPAFYENSRNHWNKTIHGLIYNALKLFMEMNQKVFDEYTKQYLQNCQRERKLMKERDEAWMRVEALAMRHPCYAMTVQGLTNTNATSTISQQQLNSPSPDEDGDVDPMPLTLEKIEAKANEAKKMTISNKTKPLLRRKSDLPQDTHTMRALSDHKRADEYLVTPPDPNNC
- the LOC128879036 gene encoding serine/threonine-protein phosphatase 2A 56 kDa regulatory subunit gamma isoform-like isoform X2, with the protein product MDATKIGKDKGKNGKDGETGDETNKVAGGPPTTNAPPPPTLINKIKYQPGGPVIKKDKRQSSSRFNISKNRELQKLPLLSEAQQGNEREELFIQKLRQCCVLFDFESDPLSDLKWKEVKRTALHEMVEYVTKNKNVITEAIYPEAVNMFAVNLFRTLPPSSNPNGAEFDPEEDEPTLEAAWPHLQLVYEFFLRLLESPDLQPIVARHYLDQKFVLQLLELFDSEDPRERDFLKTTLHRIYGKFLGLRAYIRKQINNIFYRFIYETEHHNGIAELLEILGSIINGFALPLKEEHKIFLLKVLSPLHKAKSLSVYHPQLAYCVVQFLEKDPSLTEPVLRSLLKFWPKTHSPKEVMFLNELEEILDVIEPAEFQKVMDPLFRQLAKCVSSPHFQVAERALYYWNNEYIMSLVSDNYLVILPIVYPAFYENSRNHWNKTIHGLIYNALKLFMEMNQKVFDEYTKQYLQNCQRERKLMKERDEAWMRVEALAMRHPCYAMTVQGLTNTNATSTISQQQLNSPSPDEDGDVDPMPLTLEKIEAKANEAKKMTISNKTKPLLRRKSDLPQDTHTMRALSDHKRADEYLVTPPDPNNC
- the LOC128879036 gene encoding serine/threonine-protein phosphatase 2A 56 kDa regulatory subunit gamma isoform-like isoform X1, which encodes MSSRQSKKEKDATKIGKDKGKNGKDGETGDETNKVAGGPPTTNAPPPPTLINKIKYQPGGPVIKKDKRQSSSRFNISKNRELQKLPLLSEAQQGNEREELFIQKLRQCCVLFDFESDPLSDLKWKEVKRTALHEMVEYVTKNKNVITEAIYPEAVNMFAVNLFRTLPPSSNPNGAEFDPEEDEPTLEAAWPHLQLVYEFFLRLLESPDLQPIVARHYLDQKFVLQLLELFDSEDPRERDFLKTTLHRIYGKFLGLRAYIRKQINNIFYRFIYETEHHNGIAELLEILGSIINGFALPLKEEHKIFLLKVLSPLHKAKSLSVYHPQLAYCVVQFLEKDPSLTEPVLRSLLKFWPKTHSPKEVMFLNELEEILDVIEPAEFQKVMDPLFRQLAKCVSSPHFQVAERALYYWNNEYIMSLVSDNYLVILPIVYPAFYENSRNHWNKTIHGLIYNALKLFMEMNQKVFDEYTKQYLQNCQRERKLMKERDEAWMRVEALAMRHPCYAMTVQGLTNTNATSTISQQQLNSPSPDEDGDVDPMPLTLEKIEAKANEAKKMTISNKTKPLLRRKSDLPQDTHTMRALSDHKRADEYLVTPPDPNNC